A region from the Lolium perenne isolate Kyuss_39 chromosome 4, Kyuss_2.0, whole genome shotgun sequence genome encodes:
- the LOC127347504 gene encoding uncharacterized protein: MSRPHQLWLFTGKNDNSRVNSADLSADELQNEPIYATVDAVADFAEQFTRLEAENAQLRKAVKSSADQAVEANRIATDAKSENALLKEEVKRLKRQMKDDQDARRAAAAAIDEKEGVLRESIKDLLEAANLTVSRRHQLREDSTADALSLAAESNVQILRLLQKSKGALSKLYSMIFPKAKLDKTLDEMAEAFLVDPSEPVEVLKRRSRLMGAVLTFQLLMGHGMGSELEEFSKALPVDDENHLVNLEPFKRSAITCANRLLKLVDEAQAEPVPESAPGSSSANP, from the exons atgtctcgccctcaccagCTGTGGCTTTTCACTGGCAAAAACGACAATTCGAGGGTCAACTCTGCCGACCTATCGGCAGATGAGCTCCAGAACGAA CCAATTTAcgctacagtcgatgctgtggcggaTTTTGCTGAACAATTTACTCGCCTAGAGGCCGAAAACGcccaacttcggaaggccgtcAAGTCTTCGGCTGATCAAGCGGTCGAAGCCAACAGGATCGCTACTGATGCCAAGAGTGAGAACGCATTGTTGAAGGAGGAGGTAAAGAGGCTGAAGCGTCAGATGAAGGATgatcaagatgccaggcgtgcagcggcggctgcaattgACGAGAAAGAGGGTGTCCTCcgcgaatccatcaaggatttactGG aggccgccaacttaactgtcagccgacgccatcagcttcgggaggattccacagccgacgctttgtcacttgctgctgagtcaaATGTCCAGATTCTTAGGTtactgcagaagtccaagggagctctgtcgaagttatactcgatgatcttcccaaaggcgaagctggacaaaactctcgacgagatggcggaagctttccttgtcgatccttccgagcctgtagaggtactgaaacgtcgcagccgcttgatgggtgcagttcttactttccagttgcttatgggccacgggatgggatcggaattggaagagttctctaaggcgctgcctgttgatgatgaaaatcatctagtcaaccttgagcctttcaagagatcggcaataacttgcgccaaccggcttctgaagttggtggatgaagcacaagccgagccCGTCCCTGAGTCAGCCCCTGGTTCATCGTCGGCGAATCCTTGA
- the LOC127294964 gene encoding uncharacterized protein, with product MAMAVIHLVRPALTPSPLLGPRGRRVLRLRVRCRVGGDEGDGGRGGEDDAPESLFAKELRRRGMSARSVPSGEKAGAAAEAEAEEGGLGGEEGRKRVVGAAAAEFERAAAGADGQRERSMALNSEGIEGLVPRAKLLLSLGGTFFLAFGPLIIVTVSLFAGLYLCFGQSFIHDGSKKPVTPPPYIDPYELLEDDRISRPSMDVF from the exons ATGGCCATGGCCGTGATCCACCTCGTGCGACCGGCCCTCACGCCGTCGCCTTTGCTGGGGCCGCGTGGGCGGCGCGTGTTGCGCCTACGCGTGAGGTGCCGCGTCGGTGGGGACGAGGGGGATGGGGGCCGGGGCGGCGAGGATGATGCGCCAGAGTCGCTGTTCGCCAAGGAGCTGAGGCGAAGGGGGATGTCGGCGCGGTCAGTCCCTTCGGGGGAGAAGGCGGGGGCAGCGgcagaggcggaggcggaggagggAGGGCTTGGGGGAGAGGAGGGGAGGAAGCGTGTGGTCGGGGCGGCGGCCGCGGAGTTCGAGAGGGCCGCAGCCGGGGCTGACGGGCAGAGAGAGCGGTCCATGGCGCTCAACAGCGAGGGCATTGAG GGTCTAGTACCACGGGCAAAGTTGTTATTATCACTAGGTGGTACTTTCTTCCTGGCATTTGGCCCTCTGATTATTGTCACAGTTTCTCTTTTTGCTGGCCTTTATCTG TGTTTTGGGCAAAGCTTTATACATGATGGGAGCAAGAAACCCGTGACACCACCACCATACATCGATCCATATGAGCTACTGGAAGATGATAGGATCTCCCGGCCCTCAATGGATGTGTTCTGA